The genomic DNA AAAGTACACTTAGAATTGTAAATTTTCTCCGTGTTTGTATTAGGACGCAATTAAAAACACGCACAGTGGCGTTGGAACATTTTTTAGGTTGCATGCATAGCCTATAGCTTGTGTTAACCAATGTAGCAGCAAGATACTTCGATTTGGAGCATTATTACGACTCTTTGGTAAACGTTGGTTCAACAATACGTTCCATATCTTTCTTAGCCACTGCCAATGACTGTTCCCAACTGTATAGAGGTTTGTAACCAATGTGTTTCCGCAGTTTTTCATAACTGGTGGTAAAGTTTGTGTTAGATATCCTTATGACAGCTGGGTTCACAATCACCTGCGGAAAACAAAAAggaatatagcagggtggggggagatgaaacacctttagcacatactgttcaaatatcctgaacaactaacggtctatggtagtcgtgaggatatggtttcatatttctttaaacgttttttgttCATATACTACctaataggacgagaaaatggaatgaaaatgtgtcccatcttccccactccctactatataactgttGCAATAGGTCTTactgaaacaaaaatcaatcgcaatttaaacataacattttgACAATGTAAATATAAGTTGAATGAACCTTAATCTTTATTCCGAACCACGACATAAACTTGCTGGCGAATACGTTGATATAAGCAATGAGATACAACTTCCATATTGAGAAATAAGGTTCCGGCTTTGCCAACGTATACCCAAGGTgttcacaaaataaaagattaaGTCTGCTGTAAGATAACTTTGGTGTATCGTCTCCGATAAAGTAAGCGTTTCCTCCAATCAGGTCCGGTTTCTCCTGCATAATTAGTGTTTATGATAATTTATATCTGATGCAGCGCATTTCACTACTCAAGTCGATACGGATTAGACTTGGACCAGGTACTCAATCTCACTGATTCCTTATTGGTTGTCAGTGAATCCCTTAAGGTTACACAcgcgtggtaacttataagcgggcacgaggtttatgcaACAAAGCAAAGTTCTTAAGGTTTCTaagtttgctaccaaatagaacgataaAGGGGTATAAAATTATGTCCAATCTCCCCCTctacaatgtattatatatataaatgaattgTGTAAACCTGGATCTTTTTCGCAGCAACAATATGACCCCAAGCAACATTACCGAGGTATGGCCTTTCCTTTAGTGCGGTTGGTTCACAAACGGATCTTATGGCTTTCGATTTACCTAACCTAGACACTATAGCTTCTAACACTGGATCATTCTCACCATATATTCCCCCTGGTCGAAGCGCACAAGAGAAAAACTTCTAAAAGGGAGGAGATTTGTAAAAAGTCTGTTATACACGCTATGGCCATTTTAAATAGGAATTGAGATATAtttcgtaaaaaaacataaaaaatccatAGTAAATGATAGACATAATagccaaatatccttatcttgtttttaacaattaacaacggtccttCGGAGTCGTGagcacagttttataactctttgaatgttctttgtttactatataccaaatagaacaagaaaatagaatgaaaagatgtcctatcttctcccacccttaAATCAGTTCTAACACGTACAACCATACCTTTCCATTTTCCAATGGTCGACCATTTGCAGCAACAACTCTTTTTTCAGCAGCATTTTTAGTAGTGGCGTAGTATATTGGAGGATTAAACTTATATGGAGTATCCTCGTTACCGTTAACGAACGAATCCATGTCCCAATTTGGTCCAACGGCGTCAATAGAGCTtgtgtaaacaaagaactctACGTTTTGATCCAAGCACGCTTTTAGAACCACTTCGGTACctgtaaagaaatacactCATGAAAATGCATTAGTTGCATTTTGTAATCTTTTGGATCACGCGgatgggcaacgacagtcgttataacaccggtgctTTATTACACACACCTTGTGCACGCTcacgagttatcacgtatgtaactttgcaagtgattattttttgtcgttaagtgtcttgcccaaggacacataccccacaataatagcagcgACAAACCTTGCACCCATTATTTGACAGTTCTAACAAATGACACATACATGAGCAGCGCAAGTATACACTGCGATTATAGGTGTTGTCTTACATGTATGTCGAGTACCTGTTTATATTGCCCGgttataaagtaatttttagCTCTAATAATTACCTCTCACATTTGTATCCCAAAGTTTCGAATCCGGGACTTCCCCTGTGTAATCAACAATTGCCGCAGTGTGAATCACAACGTTAACTTGATTGACAGCTGACGCCATTGCTTCATaatccgtgacgtcattttcgATCCATTCGGCCGTTATACCGGCACCTAAAACGTGCGTGTGTGTAATGCGACGGTAAATAAAGTAGAACATTATTAACTTCTTGCTTGACAAGGACACCAGCGTCGACCGACAGTATTAAACTGATATCCTTGAACA from Ciona intestinalis unplaced genomic scaffold, KH HT000049.2, whole genome shotgun sequence includes the following:
- the LOC100177791 gene encoding 3 beta-hydroxysteroid dehydrogenase type 7-like; amino-acid sequence: MGKVYLISGAAGRLGSRVVRVLCENNIDDVEKVKLVDLRFSKTTRDEQEEYCKGAGITAEWIENDVTDYEAMASAVNQVNVVIHTAAIVDYTGEVPDSKLWDTNVRGTEVVLKACLDQNVEFFVYTSSIDAVGPNWDMDSFVNGNEDTPYKFNPPIYYATTKNAAEKRVVAANGRPLENGKKFFSCALRPGGIYGENDPVLEAIVSRLGKSKAIRSVCEPTALKERPYLGNVAWGHIVAAKKIQEKPDLIGGNAYFIGDDTPKLSYSRLNLLFCEHLGYTLAKPEPYFSIWKLYLIAYINVFASKFMSWFGIKIKVIVNPAVIRISNTNFTTSYEKLRKHIGYKPLYSWEQSLAVAKKDMERIVEPTFTKES